One genomic segment of Linepithema humile isolate Giens D197 chromosome 5, Lhum_UNIL_v1.0, whole genome shotgun sequence includes these proteins:
- the LOC105675382 gene encoding RING finger and SPRY domain-containing protein 1-like, with protein sequence MGNCLCKDSPELETCGNNSHAETQNTIIPEPNICIVSPSDSASPSFKFPTSANIDKLVLETLGSLDTLVDNDHEPPPAMLKLNAIADKEDGWIQVVSSMVNVIPMHNPLGPSVIILLLDDCPLPSKDSVLRLSHMFQLSQKLGQIQITTTQQRNICVVLGCIAEKLAGPSSIAILSDATLDYLVSNLRGDVEPYVMLYSLIALEKFAQTSENKVTIKKRLMAEKQNPLLELEKWAVMETHYVRRQVGFCAQWCLDNLFLMEGRKYSHDSVDVTGINVMLNTKDVSEYLKISPNGLEARCDAYSFESVRCTFQVDSGIWYYETLIITTGVMQIGWATKDSTFLNHEGYGIGDDIFSLAYDGCRRLIWYNARSEKFHDRPCWKSGDILGCLLDLNKLEIIFSINGVPLKPCIQVFKTVRSGFFAAASFMSFQQCLFNFGNVPFKYPPTDREFQKFNDYAILKPEDKIILPRHIYLDQLRRLSVREDSCTLCFDQKASRRLLPCNHRGFCKTCSDLLTECPMCRATIEGQAYDNICSDNI encoded by the exons ATGGGCAATTGTTTGTGTAAAGACAGTCCAGAACTTGAGACATGTGGCAATAACAGTCATGCGGAAACTCAAAATACCATAATACCAGAACCAAACATATGTATAGTCTCACCTAGTGATTCAGCATCTCCTTCTTTTAAATTTCCCACATCAGCAAATATTGACAAACTTGTATTAGAAACACTTGGAAGTCTTGATACTTTAGTAGATAA tgatCATGAACCACCAccagcaatgttaaaattaaatgctaTTGCGGACAAGGAAGATGGTTGGATACAAGTAGTTAGTTCTATGGTCAATGTTATTCCAATGCACAATCCATTGGGTCCTTctgttataatattactattagACGATTGCCCTTTACCTTCAAAG GATTCTGTGCTACGATTATCGCATATGTTTCAATTGTCACAAAAACTTGGGCAAATACAAATTACAACTACACAGCAACGTAATATATGTGTAGTACTTGGTTGTATTGCAGAGAAACTTGCTGGTCCTAGTAGTATAGCAATATTATCCGATGCTACTTTAGATTATTTGGTTTCAAATCTa cGAGGTGATGTCGAGCCttatgtaatgttatattctttaatagcATTAGAGAAGTTTGCACAGACAA GTGAGAATAAGGTAACTATTAAGAAACGTCTTATGGCAGAAAAGCAAAATCCATTGCTAGAACTAGAAAAATGGGCTGTTATGGAAACACATTATGTACGCCGTCAAGTTGGTTTCTGTGCACAATGGTGTTTAGATAACTTat ttttaatgGAAGGTAGAAAGTATTCCCACGACTCGGTTGATGTAACGGGTATTAATGTGATGTTAAATACGAAAGATGTAAGCGAGTACCTGAAAATATCACCTAATGGTTTGgag GCACGATGTGATGCATACTCTTTTGAAAGTGTACGATGTACATTTCAAGTAGATTCCGGCATATGGTATTATGAAACGCTGATAATAACTACAGGAGTGATGCAAATTGGATGGGCCACGAAGGATAGCACGTTTCTGAATCAT GAGGGATATGGCATAGGAgatgatatattttctttggCCTATGATGGCTGTCGCAGACTGATTTGGTATAATGCACGAAGTGAAAAATTTCACGATAGACCATGCTGGAAATCTGGTGATATTCTGGGCTGCttattagatttaaataaattagagaTAATATTCTCTATCAATGGTGTACCACTTAAACCATGTATTCAAGTATTTAAAACAGTAAG GTCTGGATTCTTTGCAGCGGCTAGTTTTATGTCATTTCAGCAATGCCTTTTTAACTTTGGGAATGTACCTTTTAAATATCCACCCACCGATCgagaatttcaaaaatttaacgaCTATGCTATATTGAAACCAGAAGACAAAATCATACTTCCTAGACACATATATCTCGATCAATTACGAAGACTTAGCGTTAGAGAAGATTCTTGTACATTATGTTTTGACCAGAAAGCATCAAGAAGGTTACTACCATGTAACCATAG aggATTTTGCAAAACGTGTTCGGATCTACTGACTGAGTGCCCAATGTGTAGAGCTACTATCGAAGGACAAGCATATGATAACATATGCTCTGATAACATATGA